The genomic segment GCAATGTCTTCGCCGACGACATCTCCCCGGTCTACGCCGAGATCATCGGGGGCGAGCTGGAGGTCAAGAAGCAGGTCTACGCGAGAGGCGACAAGGTCTGCTGCCCCTCGGGCGAGGAAGTGGTCACCTACCGGTGGCGCGACGGGGCCTTCTCCGAGCGGGCGCGCATACACAACGATTACAGCAAGTCCGCGGGCGGCGTTCGCGAGGAAGCACCGCCCAGCCCGCGACCGGCCGACTGAGGGGCGGGCGATGGCCGCGACGCATGTGCTCTTCGTCGAGGACGACGACGTCATCCGGGAGGCGACCCAACTCGCCCTGGAGCGTGCCGGACTCGTGGTCACGGCGGCACCGGACGGGCTGACCGGCCTGGAGCTCTTCCGGGGCGACCGGCCGGACATCGCGCTGCTCGACGTGATGCTGCCGGGTCTGGACGGGGTGAGCCTGTGCCGCCACATCCGGGACGAGTCGGCGGTGCCGGTGATCATGCTGTCGGCGCGGGCCGACTCGATCGACGTGGTGCTGGGCCTGGAGGCGGGCGCGGACGACTACGTGACCAAGCCGTTCGACAGCGCGGTCCTGGTCGCCCGGATCCGGGCGGTGCTGCGCCGCTTCGGCCACGCGGCCGGCGGTCCGGACGGCCCCGCGGGGGCCGGGCCCGACGGGGAGGCGGGCGAGGAACCGCTGCGCTTCGGCGATCTGGAGATCGACACGGGCGGCATGGAGGTCCGCAGGGACGGCGAGCCGGTCTCGCTGACCCCGACCGAGATGCGGCTGCTGCTGGAGTTCTCCTCCGCGCCGGGCACGGTGCTCTCCCGCGACCGGCTGCTGGAGCGGGTCTGGGACTACGACTGGGGCGGCGACACCCGCGTCGTGGACGTCCATGTGCAGCGGCTCCGCACCAAGATCGGCCAGGAGCGCATCGACACGGTGCGCGGCTTCGGCTACAAACTGCGCGGCTGAGCGGGGGACGCCCGTGCCGACCCGCGACCCCTCCCCGCCCGGGCCCTCCGCGACGTCCTCGCGGCCGTCCGCTCCCCCGCCGTCCCCCACCCCGTCCCCGTCCCCGTCCGCGGACGGGGACGGGGACGGGGACGGGGACGGGCCCGGCCGGGATCCGGGCACCGGCCGGCTCCGCGCCCTGTCCCGCCGTCTCGCGCGCCGCGTCCCCTCCGGCCGTTTCCGTCCGCGCACGGGGCTGCGCTGGAAGCTCAGCGCCGCCATCGCCGCGGTGGGCGCGCTGGTCGCCCTCGCGCTCAGCCTCGCCGTCCACAACGCCGCCCGCGTCTCGCTGCTCAACGGCAGCCGCGACATCCAGGACGAGCGGGTCACCTTCGCCCAGCGGATCTACGAGTCCACCGGCCGGCTCAACTTCGACGCGCACATCGACGACCCCGCCCTGCCCCCCGAGCTCCGGGAGGCGGTGCGGGGCGGGCAGCGCGCCACGTATCTGGAGGACACCGGCGAGGGCCCTCCCGAGGTGTGGGCCGCGGTACCGCTGGCCGGCGGCCGGGTCCTCTCCATCCACACCCGCTTCGAGGACCGCTACGCCGTGCTGAGCGATCTGGACCGGGCGCTGTCCATCGGCTCCGTCTCGGTGATCGGCGGCGGCTGCCTGCTGGGCGTCCTCGTCGGCGGCCAGCTCTCCCGGCGGCTGCGGCAGGCCGCGACGGCCGCGGGCCAGGTCGCCCAGGGCGATACGGACGTCCGGGTACGGGACGCGATCGGCGGCCGGGTGCGGGACGAGACCGACGATCTGGCGCGCGCCGTGGACGCCATGGCCGACGCGCTCCAGCAGCGGCTGGAGGCCGAGCGGCGGGTCACCGCCGACATCGCGCACGAACTGCGCACCCCGGTGACCGGGCTGGTCACGGCGGCCGAGCTGCTGCCGCCCGGCCGCCCCTCGGAGCTGGTGCGGGACCGTGCGCAGGCGCTGCGGACCCTGGTGGAGGATGTCCTGGAGGTGGCCCGGCTGGACAGCGCCACCGAGCGGGCCGAGCTCCAGGAGGTCGCGCTCGGCGAGTTCGTCGCCCGCCGGGTCCGCGTCCTCGCCCCGGAGGCCGGGATGGAGGTCGTACGGGACGCGCGGGTGCAGACCGATCCGCGGCGGCTGGAGCGGGTCCTGGGCAATCTGCTCGCCAACGCCGCCAAACACGGCCGGGAACCGGTCCGGGTCACCGTGGAGGGCCGGGTCCTACGGGTACGGGACCACGGGCCGGGCTTCCCGCCGGCGCTGCTGGTGGAGGGGCCGAGCCGGTTCCGCACCGGCAGCGCCGACCGGGCCGGGCGGGGCCACGGCCTGGGCCTGACCATCGCGGCCGGCCAGGCCCGGGTGCTGGGCGCGGCCCTCACCTTCCGCAACGCGCCGGACGGCGGTGCGGTCGCCGTGCTGTGGCTGCCGGGAACGGCACCCACGGACAGCGGCGGCATCCCCGTCGTGACCCTGCCCGCCCCCCGGTCCTGAGCGCCGGGCCGCACGGGGTGGTACGGGGGCTCGCTCCCGCTCGGCTCAGACCGGTTTCGCCGCCGGGAGCCCGCCCGCCCGGACACCGCCGCCGGAACCCGGTCCGGTGCCGTCGCTGGTGCCGCCGTCGCCGCCGCCGACGGCTCCGGCGCCCGCGTGCGCACCCGCGCCCCCGGCGTCCGCCCCGGCCCGCGCGCCGTCCGTCCCCCCGGGGCCCGCTCCCGGCCCGTCCGGGCCGGCTCCCCGCAGGGGCACCTCCTGGACGAACCAGGCCGCCAGGAAGCCGGCCACAGCGGCGAACGCGGCCACCAGGAAGACGATGTGCGTACCGCCGGCCACCGCGGACTGGTACGCCTCCCGCACCGCGTCCGGCAGCTTCGCCAGGCTCGCCGCGTCGAGCTGCGCGGCTCCCTCCGTGACGGCCGGGGCACCGGGCCCGGCTCCGCCGGCCATGCCGTCCTGGACCCGGTGGGTGAAGAGCGCGCCCATGATCGCGACGCCGAAGGAGCCGCCGACCGTGCGGAACAGCGTCGCCGTCGAGGAGGCGACGCCCATGTCCTTCATCTCGACGCTGTTCTGGGCGACGAGCATGGTGATCTGCATCAGGAAACCGAGGCCGGCGCCGAGGACCGCCATGTAGCAGCCGGAGACGAACCGGGAGGTGCCGGTGTCCATCGTCGACAGCAGGAACAGCCCGGCGACCATCAGCCCGCCGCCGAGCACCGGGAAGATCTTGTACCTGCCGCTCCGGGTGGTGACCCGGCCGGCGATCAGCGAGACCACCATCATCGCCAGCAGCAGCGGCAGCAGGAGCAGCCCGGAGTTGGTCGCCGAGGCGCCCTGCACGGTCTGCTGGTAGAGCGGCAGGAAGGTCATCGAGCCGAACATCACGAAACCGACCAGGAAGCCGATGAGGGTCATCAGCGAGAAGTTGCGGCTGCGGAAGATGCCGAGCGGCAGCACCGGTTCCGCGACCCTGCTCTCCACCACCAGCAGCGCGATCGTCGTGACGACGGCGGTGCCGGCGAGGCCCGTGATGACGGCGGAGTCCCAGGCGTACTCCAGGCCGCCCCAGGTGGTGACGAGCACCATCGAGGTGATGGCCACGGTGAGCAGCGCGGCGCCCGCGTAGTCGATCCGCGCCTTCGTCCGCTTCTTCGGCAGGTGCAGCACCGTCGTGACCATGGCCAGGGCGACGGCGCCGAGCGGGAGGTTGATGTAGAAGCTCCAGCGCCAGCCGAGCGTGTCGGTGAGGGTGCCGCCGACGAGCGGCCCGCCGATCATGGCCAGGGCCATGACCCCGGCCATCATGCCCTGGTACCGGCCGCGTTCCCGGGGCGGGATGAGATCGCCGATGATCGCCATCACGCCGACGATCAGGCCGCCCGCGCCCAGGCCCTGGACGCCGCGGAAGCCGATGAGCTGGCCCATGGTCTGGGCCATGCCGGAGAGCGCGGAGCCGAGCAGGAACACCACGATCGAGGTGATGAAGATGCCCTTGCGGCCGTACATGTCGCCGAGCTTCCCCCAGACCGGGGTGGAGGCCGCGGTCGTGAGGGTGTAGGCGGTCACCACCCAGGAGAGGTGTTCGAGCCCGCCCAGCTCACCGACGATGGTCGGCATCGCCGTCCCGATGATCATGTTGTCGAGCATGGCGAGCAGCATCGCGATCATGAGGGCGAGCAGCACCACGCGGACGCTGCGCCGGGGCGGCTCCGTGGCCGGCGGGCCGGCGGGTGGTTCCTCGTGGACGGTGTCGGGTGTGGCCTGGGTCATGGTGGTCGCTCCCCCGGGAGTGCGCGAGAAGAAGGCTTCGGTGCCGGCCGGGTACCGGCG from the Streptomyces xinghaiensis S187 genome contains:
- the cseB gene encoding two-component system response regulator CseB, encoding MAATHVLFVEDDDVIREATQLALERAGLVVTAAPDGLTGLELFRGDRPDIALLDVMLPGLDGVSLCRHIRDESAVPVIMLSARADSIDVVLGLEAGADDYVTKPFDSAVLVARIRAVLRRFGHAAGGPDGPAGAGPDGEAGEEPLRFGDLEIDTGGMEVRRDGEPVSLTPTEMRLLLEFSSAPGTVLSRDRLLERVWDYDWGGDTRVVDVHVQRLRTKIGQERIDTVRGFGYKLRG
- the cseC gene encoding two-component system sensor histidine kinase CseC yields the protein MPTRDPSPPGPSATSSRPSAPPPSPTPSPSPSADGDGDGDGDGPGRDPGTGRLRALSRRLARRVPSGRFRPRTGLRWKLSAAIAAVGALVALALSLAVHNAARVSLLNGSRDIQDERVTFAQRIYESTGRLNFDAHIDDPALPPELREAVRGGQRATYLEDTGEGPPEVWAAVPLAGGRVLSIHTRFEDRYAVLSDLDRALSIGSVSVIGGGCLLGVLVGGQLSRRLRQAATAAGQVAQGDTDVRVRDAIGGRVRDETDDLARAVDAMADALQQRLEAERRVTADIAHELRTPVTGLVTAAELLPPGRPSELVRDRAQALRTLVEDVLEVARLDSATERAELQEVALGEFVARRVRVLAPEAGMEVVRDARVQTDPRRLERVLGNLLANAAKHGREPVRVTVEGRVLRVRDHGPGFPPALLVEGPSRFRTGSADRAGRGHGLGLTIAAGQARVLGAALTFRNAPDGGAVAVLWLPGTAPTDSGGIPVVTLPAPRS
- a CDS encoding MDR family MFS transporter; the encoded protein is MTQATPDTVHEEPPAGPPATEPPRRSVRVVLLALMIAMLLAMLDNMIIGTAMPTIVGELGGLEHLSWVVTAYTLTTAASTPVWGKLGDMYGRKGIFITSIVVFLLGSALSGMAQTMGQLIGFRGVQGLGAGGLIVGVMAIIGDLIPPRERGRYQGMMAGVMALAMIGGPLVGGTLTDTLGWRWSFYINLPLGAVALAMVTTVLHLPKKRTKARIDYAGAALLTVAITSMVLVTTWGGLEYAWDSAVITGLAGTAVVTTIALLVVESRVAEPVLPLGIFRSRNFSLMTLIGFLVGFVMFGSMTFLPLYQQTVQGASATNSGLLLLPLLLAMMVVSLIAGRVTTRSGRYKIFPVLGGGLMVAGLFLLSTMDTGTSRFVSGCYMAVLGAGLGFLMQITMLVAQNSVEMKDMGVASSTATLFRTVGGSFGVAIMGALFTHRVQDGMAGGAGPGAPAVTEGAAQLDAASLAKLPDAVREAYQSAVAGGTHIVFLVAAFAAVAGFLAAWFVQEVPLRGAGPDGPGAGPGGTDGARAGADAGGAGAHAGAGAVGGGDGGTSDGTGPGSGGGVRAGGLPAAKPV